The following are encoded together in the Bacteroidales bacterium MB20-C3-3 genome:
- a CDS encoding M23 family metallopeptidase, with translation MNHISNSSINPGYHKNGSDIFTARGIFFVFVIYILASCTNVPNPVGNRNIEVVINDIPFNTDVYKRIPYTLRAWEWEKEGLKLQQIEILDYNTNATLQTIEKESFPVIHKDPLTPNGLIELDKLSHYYISIQLPVELNKTPPSKIFHKFKFRDTVKNKELTVEGGIFMPRLTEAPLAISSPVKGDNWLFINQSTNEYHFFTMFFTDRKLWRGERFAFDNIKLNDEMDDMLDGDPKVNESYFNYKDTLYAVANGTVLKVVDGRPENRGDARDIKFANLDEYAGNYLVLDIGNSRYVYYAHCVPNKFMVTQGKTVKEGDPIALLGNSGNSTGPHLHFQITDGPHIFFSNGLPFVIKKYTKTGNSGTGPSSPVVYTNAMMEEQTVISF, from the coding sequence ATGAATCATATTTCCAATTCCTCAATTAACCCCGGATATCATAAGAATGGTTCGGATATCTTTACAGCTAGGGGTATCTTTTTTGTTTTTGTCATATATATCCTGGCAAGCTGCACAAATGTTCCTAATCCTGTTGGCAACAGGAATATAGAGGTAGTTATCAATGATATCCCCTTTAATACCGATGTGTATAAAAGAATACCATATACGTTAAGAGCCTGGGAGTGGGAGAAGGAGGGGCTTAAACTGCAGCAGATAGAGATATTGGATTACAATACAAACGCCACATTACAGACTATAGAGAAAGAGAGTTTTCCTGTGATTCATAAAGATCCTTTAACTCCAAACGGTTTAATAGAGCTCGATAAGTTGTCACACTATTACATCTCTATTCAGTTACCTGTTGAGTTAAATAAAACTCCACCTTCAAAAATTTTTCACAAATTTAAATTCAGAGACACTGTGAAAAACAAAGAGTTGACAGTTGAGGGTGGAATATTTATGCCCCGACTGACCGAAGCCCCTCTTGCAATATCATCTCCGGTTAAAGGAGATAACTGGTTGTTCATAAATCAATCTACAAATGAATATCACTTTTTCACTATGTTTTTTACAGACAGGAAACTATGGAGAGGAGAGAGATTTGCATTTGATAATATTAAGTTGAATGACGAGATGGATGACATGCTTGATGGAGACCCCAAAGTCAACGAGTCCTATTTTAATTACAAGGATACCCTTTATGCTGTCGCAAACGGTACCGTATTGAAAGTTGTTGACGGCAGACCTGAGAACAGGGGAGATGCCCGCGATATTAAGTTTGCAAACCTGGATGAGTACGCAGGAAACTATCTGGTGCTGGATATCGGTAACAGCAGGTATGTATATTACGCCCATTGTGTACCAAATAAGTTTATGGTTACTCAGGGGAAAACTGTAAAAGAGGGAGACCCCATCGCACTTTTAGGTAATTCCGGGAACTCCACCGGTCCTCATTTACACTTTCAGATAACTGACGGCCCTCATATCTTTTTCTCCAACGGACTGCCATTTGTAATTAAAAAATATACAAAAACCGGCAATTCCGGAACCGGACCAAGCTCACCTGTTGTATATACGAATGCAATGATGGAGGAGCAGACTGTGATTTCTTTTTAG
- a CDS encoding ATP-binding protein, with protein MKRIAYEGLLKWKSKQNRKPLLIKGARQVGKTWLMKEFGKNEYESVAYINFEKATQLANLFEADFDIPRILRSVQLITGIVPKPGETLIIFDEIQSVKRGLLSLKYFYEDAPEYHIIAAGSLLGLSIHKDDSFPVGKVDFLELYPLSYEEFIVALGKNSLLDALHRRDWELTKAFKSNYIELLKQYYYIGGMPEVVKSFIQNNDYNEVREIQNSILESYNNDFSKHSPIEIVPRIKMIWNSIPSQLAKENRKFIYGAVKSGGRAKEFEVAIMWLEDAGLIHKISRVSNASLPLDGFVDIGAFKLFMVDIGLLGAKSGLDAKTIIEGNTIFGQYKGALTEQYVLQQLKCSTGIEIYYWSSEQGIAEIDFLIQTGGKVIPIEVKAQENLKAKSLKSFRDKFHPELSLRTSMSDFREEETLTNLPLYGISLINSLT; from the coding sequence ATGAAAAGAATAGCATACGAAGGATTACTTAAATGGAAAAGTAAACAGAATCGGAAACCCCTTTTAATAAAGGGAGCAAGGCAAGTCGGAAAAACCTGGTTGATGAAAGAATTTGGCAAAAATGAATATGAATCTGTAGCATATATCAATTTTGAGAAAGCCACCCAACTTGCTAATTTATTTGAAGCTGATTTTGATATCCCTCGTATTTTAAGATCGGTCCAGCTCATAACAGGTATTGTTCCTAAACCAGGTGAAACTCTTATTATTTTTGACGAGATCCAATCTGTTAAACGAGGATTGCTATCATTGAAATATTTTTATGAAGATGCTCCGGAATATCACATTATTGCAGCGGGCTCACTACTGGGGCTATCCATCCATAAGGACGACTCTTTCCCTGTAGGAAAGGTGGATTTTCTGGAGTTATATCCTCTTTCATATGAGGAATTTATTGTGGCATTGGGCAAGAATTCTCTGCTGGACGCTTTGCACAGGAGGGACTGGGAGTTGACTAAAGCATTTAAAAGCAATTACATTGAACTTTTAAAGCAGTATTATTATATTGGAGGAATGCCTGAGGTAGTCAAATCATTTATTCAAAATAACGATTACAATGAGGTGCGTGAAATTCAGAATTCAATACTTGAATCATATAATAATGATTTCTCCAAACATTCGCCAATTGAAATTGTACCAAGGATAAAGATGATTTGGAATTCTATTCCGTCTCAGCTTGCAAAGGAGAACCGCAAGTTTATTTATGGTGCAGTAAAGAGTGGAGGAAGAGCTAAGGAATTTGAAGTTGCAATTATGTGGCTTGAGGATGCCGGATTGATTCACAAAATCAGCAGAGTTTCCAATGCTTCCCTGCCATTAGACGGCTTTGTAGATATCGGAGCATTCAAGTTGTTTATGGTAGATATTGGACTACTTGGTGCAAAATCGGGACTAGATGCTAAAACTATAATTGAGGGGAACACAATTTTTGGCCAGTATAAGGGTGCGCTTACTGAACAATATGTTCTTCAGCAATTAAAATGTTCCACTGGAATTGAAATTTACTATTGGAGCTCTGAACAGGGAATTGCCGAAATTGATTTTCTTATTCAGACAGGAGGGAAAGTTATACCAATAGAGGTAAAGGCCCAAGAAAATCTTAAAGCAAAATCGCTTAAGAGTTTTAGAGATAAGTTCCATCCCGAATTGTCTTTAAGGACATCAATGTCTGACTTCAGAGAAGAAGAGACGTTAACTAACTTACCACTATACGGGATATCATTAATCAATAGTTTAACTTAA
- a CDS encoding glycoside hydrolase family 16 protein — MYRKIKYILIIFFTFLMTYSCDEKLIILPEKVKISADFVSFATPSGSHYSGGTASHTIQIKNTGNARWKFWIGCSVRDKSGAWYDIPVDTVTLNPLETSKQIGMSWIVPSDIIIVSGSYLSRAAIWISDPSQPGAVQLSMEEISEAFEAFNFIDDFNNLDNTRWVVSHKLSPGFGRFNRANVFVEAGVLNIKFPKLTKDGGEIKTVAPAKYKYGSYRASVKTPMQLPGTYTTIFLYESANLDEIDIEIWNDGSGKVDFNTWVKGVQKFSSQVVLPFNPGEQFHEYRIDYYPDEVSFWVDNVKLKSTVDISQIPTTITNIYLSGWWPKWMTGEAASTDNLALYEWVKY; from the coding sequence ATGTACAGAAAAATCAAATACATATTAATAATATTTTTCACATTTCTAATGACATACTCATGTGATGAAAAGTTGATTATCCTTCCGGAAAAGGTTAAAATATCTGCCGATTTTGTTTCATTCGCAACACCCTCCGGAAGTCACTATTCAGGGGGCACTGCATCTCATACCATACAGATAAAAAACACGGGAAACGCAAGATGGAAATTCTGGATTGGGTGCAGCGTAAGGGACAAATCAGGAGCGTGGTATGATATACCTGTAGATACTGTCACCCTCAATCCTTTGGAAACATCAAAACAGATTGGTATGTCCTGGATAGTGCCTTCAGACATAATCATAGTCTCCGGGTCATATTTATCAAGAGCAGCAATATGGATATCAGACCCATCTCAGCCTGGAGCCGTTCAGCTTAGTATGGAGGAGATCTCAGAAGCATTTGAAGCGTTCAATTTTATAGATGATTTTAACAATCTGGATAATACCCGGTGGGTAGTAAGCCATAAATTATCACCGGGATTTGGCAGGTTTAACAGAGCAAATGTCTTTGTTGAAGCCGGGGTTCTTAATATAAAATTTCCCAAACTGACAAAAGATGGAGGAGAGATAAAGACGGTTGCTCCTGCTAAATATAAGTATGGCAGCTACCGGGCCTCTGTTAAAACACCAATGCAACTCCCCGGAACTTATACAACTATTTTTCTGTACGAAAGTGCCAATCTGGATGAAATAGATATAGAGATCTGGAACGATGGTTCCGGAAAAGTTGATTTTAACACTTGGGTAAAAGGTGTTCAGAAATTCAGTTCGCAAGTTGTTTTACCCTTCAATCCGGGTGAGCAATTTCATGAATACAGGATAGACTATTATCCGGATGAGGTTAGCTTCTGGGTTGATAACGTAAAATTAAAATCAACCGTTGATATTTCACAAATCCCCACAACCATAACAAATATCTATCTAAGCGGCTGGTGGCCCAAATGGATGACCGGAGAGGCTGCATCAACGGACAACCTTGCCCTGTACGAGTGGGTTAAATACTGA
- a CDS encoding type II toxin-antitoxin system HipA family toxin, with protein MTDIVMKVSLWGQDVAAVVWDKENEYAIFEFLPEFSAKGLDVAPLMMPLEDISRGDRTYYYPSNRNKTFKGLPGLIADSLPDDYGNQIIDEWFASKGLSGMTFSPVDRLCYVGKRGMGALEFEPAQNNPQLEESSVIEIAHLTNLAKEVLGKREDFQVKLSKGDESLLDIIRVGTSAGGAKPKAIIAVNSDMSEVRSGQVKAPDGFTYWLLKFDGVEAGKVSDNPPGIGRIEYAYHKMALDCGIEMTECRLYEEGQHAHFMTKRFDRTDDGGKLHTQTLCAIAHFDRDDRHSYEQAFQVMRRMNLPYPDMEQLYRRMVFNIIARNHDDHTKNHSFILHRGREWRLAPAYDLCYSYSSSGRWTNQHQMSANNKRDEFTREDLLAVARNMGIKNALLIVNQIADVISSWNRYASEAGVKKEHMYLIEKNLRVITL; from the coding sequence ATGACAGATATAGTAATGAAAGTCTCTTTATGGGGGCAGGATGTGGCCGCCGTGGTGTGGGATAAGGAGAATGAATATGCCATCTTTGAGTTTTTACCTGAATTTTCTGCCAAAGGGCTTGATGTTGCTCCGCTTATGATGCCTCTGGAAGATATTAGCAGAGGCGACAGAACCTATTATTACCCCTCAAACAGAAATAAAACCTTCAAAGGGTTACCAGGCTTGATTGCCGACTCCCTGCCGGACGATTACGGAAACCAGATAATTGACGAATGGTTTGCAAGCAAAGGGTTAAGTGGTATGACGTTCAGTCCGGTTGACAGGTTATGCTATGTAGGCAAGCGCGGTATGGGTGCTCTGGAATTTGAACCTGCACAGAATAATCCCCAGCTTGAAGAGTCTTCAGTTATTGAGATTGCTCACCTGACAAATCTGGCCAAAGAGGTTCTGGGTAAGCGGGAGGACTTTCAGGTTAAGTTGTCCAAAGGAGATGAATCGCTACTTGATATCATCAGGGTAGGGACATCTGCGGGTGGCGCAAAGCCCAAAGCTATCATCGCCGTCAACAGCGATATGTCAGAGGTTCGTTCGGGCCAGGTAAAAGCGCCGGATGGATTTACTTACTGGTTGCTTAAATTCGACGGGGTCGAGGCAGGTAAAGTTTCTGACAACCCACCCGGAATAGGCCGTATCGAGTATGCCTACCATAAAATGGCACTTGATTGCGGTATTGAAATGACTGAATGCCGATTGTATGAGGAGGGTCAACATGCCCACTTTATGACAAAGAGGTTTGACAGGACAGATGACGGAGGCAAGCTGCACACCCAAACGCTGTGCGCAATCGCCCATTTTGACCGCGACGACAGGCACTCATATGAGCAGGCGTTCCAGGTTATGAGGCGAATGAACCTTCCTTATCCCGACATGGAGCAACTTTACCGCAGAATGGTATTCAATATCATAGCGAGGAATCATGACGATCATACGAAGAATCACTCTTTTATTCTGCACAGGGGCAGAGAGTGGCGTCTGGCTCCGGCCTATGACCTCTGCTATTCATATTCTTCATCCGGTAGGTGGACAAACCAGCACCAGATGTCTGCCAACAACAAACGTGACGAATTTACACGGGAAGATTTACTGGCCGTAGCCCGTAATATGGGCATTAAAAATGCGCTATTAATTGTTAATCAAATTGCTGATGTCATTTCCAGCTGGAATAGATATGCGTCAGAGGCAGGAGTGAAAAAGGAACACATGTATCTGATAGAGAAGAATTTACGTGTTATTACTTTATAG
- a CDS encoding helix-turn-helix transcriptional regulator: MDWYGMTDAAIVSELGKRIKATRLKKKLSQMEVARRTGISAFTVSQMENGKNTSLSSLVAVMRVLKLLENFDNLIPLQVISPVELLALNNKKRKK, translated from the coding sequence ATGGATTGGTATGGAATGACGGATGCTGCAATTGTGTCCGAATTGGGTAAAAGAATTAAGGCAACACGACTTAAGAAGAAACTCTCACAGATGGAAGTTGCCCGGCGGACAGGAATTAGTGCGTTTACTGTCAGCCAGATGGAGAACGGCAAAAACACCTCGCTCTCCTCGCTGGTCGCAGTTATGCGGGTGTTGAAACTGCTGGAAAATTTTGACAACCTTATACCGCTACAGGTAATCAGCCCAGTAGAGTTGTTGGCCTTAAACAATAAAAAACGTAAGAAATGA